A genome region from Nitrospinota bacterium includes the following:
- a CDS encoding glycogen-binding domain-containing protein gives MKVRKVKESIRKLGKKSDGRMAEFSFYAPEATEVYLAGEFNNWDTHALPMKKNRDGTWEKRIKLSSGCHEYKLIMDGFWVQDIPEANGVPNPFGTLNNIIVVE, from the coding sequence ATGAAGGTTAGAAAGGTGAAAGAGTCCATCAGGAAGTTAGGTAAAAAATCAGATGGGCGAATGGCAGAATTTAGCTTTTATGCTCCAGAGGCAACAGAGGTTTATCTTGCAGGTGAATTCAATAACTGGGATACACACGCACTTCCTATGAAGAAGAACAGGGATGGCACCTGGGAAAAAAGGATCAAACTATCTTCTGGCTGTCACGAATACAAACTGATTATGGATGGCTTTTGGGTTCAGGATATACCAGAAGCTAACGGCGTTCCCAATCCATTCGGTACACTAAATAACATTATTGTGGTTGAGTAG